The sequence CGGATTTTCCCGTCCATGGAATCTGATCGTCTGGGACAGGGGCCAAGCCCCTGTCCCAGATGGTGTCTTTTGAGGTGTACTGTATGAGCGTCATCTTGGGCCGTCTGTTCGAGGGCTTCTGGATCAACTGCCAGCTTTTCGGCCTGACCCTGCTGTTTGCCCTGCCCCTGGGGCTGCTGATCTCCTTTGGTTCCATGAGCCGGTTCCAGCCGTTGGCCTGGCTCATCAAGACCTTCGTCTGGATCATTCGGGGCACTCCCCTGATGCTCCAGCTCATCATCATCTTTATGGGCCCCGGGCTTCTGGGCTGGGGCAACCCGTGGCCCGCCGGCAACTCGGGGCGGCTCACCGCCGCTGTGGTGGCTTTCGTCATCAACTACGCCTGCTATTTCTCTGAGATCTACCGGGGCGGTATCGAGGCCGTCCCCAAGGGTCAGACGGAGGCGGGCCAGGTGCTGGGCATGACCAAACGGCAGATCTTCTTCAAGGTCACCCTGCTCCAGGTGGTCAAGCGCATCCTTCCGCCCATGGGCAACGAAATCATCACCCTGGTGAAGGACACCTCCCTGGCCCGGATCATCTCCAACAAGGAGATCATCATGATGGCCGGCGAATACTCCTCCAAGGGTCTGATCTGGCCTCTGTTTACCACGGGGCTGTTCTTCCTGGTGTTCGTGGGCGTGCTGACGCTGCTGTTCGGTTACCTCGAGCGGCGGCTGGACTATTTCCGGTAAGGGGGCGGCAGATATGGCGATCCTTGAGGTCCAACACATTGAAAAGAGCTTTGGCGCCACCCAGGTGCTTCAGGATATCTCCTTTGGTCTGGAGCGGGGCCAGGCTCTGGCCATCATCGGCTCCTCCGGCTCCGGCAAGACCACGCTGCTGCGCTGCCTCAACTTCCTGGAGACCCCCGACCGGGGCAGCATCACCGTGGACGGCCATCGCCTCTTTGACGCCGCCGACCCCGCCACCCAGCGGGAGAGCGAAATCCGCAAAAAGAGGCTCCACTTTGGGCTGGTGTTCCAGTCCTTCAATCTCTTCCCTCAGTATACCGCCCTACAGAACGTTAC is a genomic window of Intestinimonas massiliensis (ex Afouda et al. 2020) containing:
- a CDS encoding amino acid ABC transporter permease, which codes for MSVILGRLFEGFWINCQLFGLTLLFALPLGLLISFGSMSRFQPLAWLIKTFVWIIRGTPLMLQLIIIFMGPGLLGWGNPWPAGNSGRLTAAVVAFVINYACYFSEIYRGGIEAVPKGQTEAGQVLGMTKRQIFFKVTLLQVVKRILPPMGNEIITLVKDTSLARIISNKEIIMMAGEYSSKGLIWPLFTTGLFFLVFVGVLTLLFGYLERRLDYFR